TGATGATGGATCGTATTGCCGTGCTCAGCCCGGACTGGAAAGAGCGCCATGCGGCAGATATAGGCGTTGCCTTGGTGGAACTGCTGGCCCATGTGGGAGACCAGCTCAGTTACCGTCAGGACGCCGTGGCCACCGAGGCATATCTCGACACAGCCCGCCGCCGGGTTTCCGTCAAACGCCACGCCCGCCTGGTGGATTATTTCATGCATGAGGGGTGCAATGCCCGGGTTTGGGTCCAGGTGGAGGCAGGGGGTACCGCGGTGAATGTGCCTGAAAAAACGCAATTCCTCACTCGCTGCGCCGGTATGGCGGCAGAGATATCTCCCAATTCAGCCGAGCACCAGCATGCACTTAGCGGCACCGCGCAGATATTTGAATCCATGCATGAGGCGGTACTGTTCAAGGGCCACAATTGCATCTCCCTTTACACCTGGAGTGATGATCGCTGCTGTTTGCCCAGGGGGGCCATCCACGCTACCTTGACCGGCCATTTTCCTGACTTGCGGGTGGGAGATGTCCTCATTTTGATGGAAAAGTATGACCCGAAGACCGGGTTGGCCGCAGATGCCGATCCGGGCCGCCGCCACCCTGTCCGCCTGATCCATGTGTCAGCGAAAACCGCATCCGGAAGCAAACTTACCGATCCCCTTACAGGAGATGAAATCACTGAAATTACTTGGCACGAGAAGGATGCCCTGCCCTTCCCGATCTGTGTTTCATCCCGGATCGACCAGGCGGACGGGACCCAAAAGACTAAAACCGTTGGCTATGCCCTGGGCAACATCATCCTTGCCGACCATGGCCGGACGATTCACAACGAATCTCTCGGCATTGTTCCCAAAGATGAGGAACGTGCCATGCCGGCCGGCGAATCTTGGGACTTTTGCAGTGAAAAGCAACCCCAGGTTTTACCGGCACGGTTTAAGCCTCGCCTGCAACATCTGCCCCTGACACACCAGGCCGTCCGAGGCGTAGCCGATCTCTCGGTGGATGGGGCCGCAGGCAAGCCGGTCTTTTTTGCCCCAAAAGCCCCTGCCACAGACGTTTTTAACGGATCCGTGCATGAGACACTTCCGGCTGTTCGCCTGAAGGAGAGTGATGATGAAGAGTTCTCCTGGTCCCCCCAGCGCGACCTGCTATCCAGCGGGCCCTTTGACAAAGACTTTGTGGTGGAGACGGAAAACGACGGCACGGTTTTGCTCCGCTTTGGCGATGATACGCATGGGATGCGGCCCAATGCAGCCGTGCAATTCCGAGCTGACTACCGGGTAGGCAACGGCACCAGCGGTAATATTGGTGCAGGTACCCTGGCCCACATCGTTCTGGACACCACCGGGGTAAGCCGGGTCTGGAATCCGCTGCCGGCTTTGGGAGGCATTGAGCCGGAGAGCATGGACGAGGTGCGCCATTTTGCGCCCATAGCGTTTAAACAACAGGAACGGGCAATAACGGCCGAAGATTATGCCGACTTAGCCATGGGGTACAGCGGGGTGCAGAATGCTGCGGCCGGACTTCGCTGGACCGGCAGCTGGTATACCGTTTTCCTGGTTATCGACCGCGTCGGTGGCTTACCCGTTGACACGGATTTTAAAGAATCTTTGGGGGCATACCTGGAAAGATACCGTATGATGGGCCACGATATCGAAATCACGGGGCCACAGCTCGTGCCCCTTGAAATCACCATGCGGATCTGCGTGCAACCGGACTTTTTCCGCAGCGCCGTCAAGCAGGCGCTGTTAAAGATCTTTCATAACACCACGGGTACCGATGGCCGTAAAGGTATGTTTCACCCGGACCGGTTCACCTTTGGACAACCGGTCTATGCCGGCACCATGATCGCAGCCGCCCAGGCAGTGACAGGGGTTGCCGACGTTGAACTGACAACCTTTCAGCGTCTGGACAAGCCCACAACCGATGCCGGGGCCAAAGGCGTTCTGTCCATAGGTCAGATGGAGATCGCCATGCTGGACAATGATCCGAACTTTCCTGATCGGGGCAGGTTCCTTATTGATCTACAGGGGGGAAAATGAGCCAAAATTCTTCATCCGGACAGAGCACATTGAACCATTGCCAATGCTGCGAGGGAAAGAGCCAAAAGACCCCGGCGGCCATTGACAATCGCCCCGGGCTTTCGGCCATTGCCTACCGCATCGGCAGCCATGCCCAGTTCAGACAAAGCATGGAATCAAAACTATCAGGGGCCGACACCCCGGCGCTCTCAGACCTGACAACACGGGAAAAAGATGATTTTTCCATAGCCCTGATTGATGCCTGGGCCACGGTTTGCGATGTGTTGACCTTTTACCAGGAACGAATCGCCAATGAATCGTATCTGAAAACCGCCACTGAACGGTTTTCGGTCCGGGAACTTGGGAGACTGGTCGGCTATTCACCAAGTCCCGGGGTGGCTGCTGAAACCTATCTGGCCTTTACCGTGGACGAACCGGCAAAGCTGCCCGAATCGGTCACCGAATATTACCCGACCCTGGAGACCGGCAGTTCCCAGGGATACCAGACGCCCGACCGGATAGCCATTGCCATTGGGACCAAGGTGCAAAGCGTTCCCGGCCAGGACGAGCTGCCCCAGACCTTTGAAACCGTAGAAGAGATCGAAGCCCGGGCAGAATGGAATGCCCTGAAACCACAATTGATCCAAACACAGGTTATAAATTTCAGCACAACAAGTCTCTATGTCAAGGGTACAAGCCTTGGCCTGCAGGTCGGAGACCGGATTCTAATCGTACTGGGAACAGGATCACTCACCATGGCACAGCACCGCACGATTACCTCGGTGGAACCGGCCACAACCTGTAACCGTACCCGTA
This window of the uncultured Desulfobacter sp. genome carries:
- a CDS encoding putative baseplate assembly protein, which gives rise to MSATYFCCDEGRRRAVRETKGPNGRPLLNGIDYLEVSETDQRMLLVHFIHPLPGNTEDGALTVDNVQVTGGVRVTDIRVEDVAPTDNILQVKVDRPGDFSRYRLALVATAAQDAEPPNNFDPRLAAIEFSFKVNCPSDLDCCAQSSCPTQKAAEPAINYLAKDYAGFRQLMMDRIAVLSPDWKERHAADIGVALVELLAHVGDQLSYRQDAVATEAYLDTARRRVSVKRHARLVDYFMHEGCNARVWVQVEAGGTAVNVPEKTQFLTRCAGMAAEISPNSAEHQHALSGTAQIFESMHEAVLFKGHNCISLYTWSDDRCCLPRGAIHATLTGHFPDLRVGDVLILMEKYDPKTGLAADADPGRRHPVRLIHVSAKTASGSKLTDPLTGDEITEITWHEKDALPFPICVSSRIDQADGTQKTKTVGYALGNIILADHGRTIHNESLGIVPKDEERAMPAGESWDFCSEKQPQVLPARFKPRLQHLPLTHQAVRGVADLSVDGAAGKPVFFAPKAPATDVFNGSVHETLPAVRLKESDDEEFSWSPQRDLLSSGPFDKDFVVETENDGTVLLRFGDDTHGMRPNAAVQFRADYRVGNGTSGNIGAGTLAHIVLDTTGVSRVWNPLPALGGIEPESMDEVRHFAPIAFKQQERAITAEDYADLAMGYSGVQNAAAGLRWTGSWYTVFLVIDRVGGLPVDTDFKESLGAYLERYRMMGHDIEITGPQLVPLEITMRICVQPDFFRSAVKQALLKIFHNTTGTDGRKGMFHPDRFTFGQPVYAGTMIAAAQAVTGVADVELTTFQRLDKPTTDAGAKGVLSIGQMEIAMLDNDPNFPDRGRFLIDLQGGK